Genomic window (Gelria sp. Kuro-4):
CGTTTACGACTCCCTGGTGAGCACGGTGGTCGTCCGGGAGGAGGGAGAGCGGGTTGTGGTTAAGGTAGAGCGCGACCTGGCCGGCCCCTGGGAGGTGAAAAAGGAGGAAGGGCTCGTCCAACGTTTCACCCTTTACCTTGACCCAGCACCGCTCAAACCGATCCTCGACGGAAAGGTTGTGCTCCTGGATCCCTGGGCGCGGCCGCGGGCCTTCAGCCCCACCCAGCTCCTCGAGGGCGTGCCCACGCGGGACATCGCCGCGCGCCTGGGGCGCCTTCTCACCAGCGCCGGGGCGCAGCCGCACTTGGTAAGCGGCGGGCCGCTGCCGGTGCTCACGCCGCGCGCCGTGCGCAGCGGGCAAAGGTGCGACGCGGTCCTCGGCATCGCCACGGCGTACGCGCCGCGCCACCCGCGCTCCGGCTTCACGGTGCGCCGCCGGCCGGGCGATGCGGCCAGCCTCCGCCTCGCGCGCCTCTTGGCGGCGGAAATCACCCGCAAGCTGCCCCTGCCGCTCCTTGCCGAGACGGAAGCCGGCGACCGGCTGCTGCGGGAGATCCCGGCGCCCGGTGCGCTGGTGGAGGTGGGCTGCCTGTCACACCGGGTGGACGAAGGGCTGCTCAGAGACATCGACTTCAAGCAAAAGGTGGCACAGACGTTCTTTAACGCTCTGAAGCATTTCTTCGCCGGCGCCGCGGCCGCCGCAAAAGAAAAAGAGTAAGAGGGCTGTGCCCGGCGGAAGCTTTAAGCTTCCTAGCAAGCTGAGCGGCACAAGCGCCGCCAGGGTGGATTTCCCCGCTCTTTTTTTGGCCCCATAACGGCAACGGTGTGCCCGCCGGCGCTCTGCTCGGGCTGCGGCAGTTTCTCGGGCGCAGTATGCTGTTTTTGCGCGTGAATGTCTTCTTGGCCGGTACAGGCCTCACGGCTGTCGGCCGCCTTCTTCTCGACTTCCATCCAAATCAGATTTCAAGAGTGCGGCGCACCGTCTCCCACAGAGCCATAAGCGCCCTTGCTCCTTCCCCACGCCTTCCTTCCACCGCCGGCAGCCCGGCCGCCGCAGCTGCGACCAGCTCAGGGTCGAAGGGAATTCGCCCGGCCGGCGGGATTTCCTCATCTCTTAAGTACCTCTCGATGGCTTCAGTGCCTGCCGGCTCCAGGTCCCACTTGTTCACGGCCGCCAGGACCGGAACAGCAAAATGGCACGCCAGCTTAACCACCCGCTCAAGATCGTGCCGGCCGGCGGCGGATGGTTCGGTTACAACAAGGACCAGATCCACACCGGAAAGCGCAGAAATCACCGGGCAACCGATACCCGGCGGACCATCGATGATAATGAGATCGCACCCCTCTTCAGCCGCCACTTCAGCTGCCGCCCGCCGCACCTGGGCCACCAGCTTGCCTGAGTTTTCCTCTCCCGGCTTGAGGCGTGCATGCACAAACGGCCCGAAGCGGGTGCGAGACAGAAACCACTCTCCCGCCACTCTTTCGGAAAGATAAATGGCCCCGCCGGGACAGGCTGAAACGCAGGCGCGGCAGCCTTCGCAGAGGAAAGGGTCGATCCGGTACCGGCCGTCAGGTTGAGCGGCCGGGGCAGCAAAGCGGCAGACGGCCGCACAGGTTCCGCAACCGGTGCACTTGACGGAATCAATTTCAGCCTTGGGCAAAGCCTTGAAGTCATGGGTTTCCACTACTTCGGGAGCGAGGAGAAGGTGCAGGTCGGCCGCATCAACGTCGCAGTCGGCAAGAACCTTCTTGGAAGCCAGGGCGGCAAAAGCCCCGGCTACGGTCGTCTTGCCTGTCCCGCCTTTGCCGCTCAGGACGAGCAGCTGTTTCATCCCCTACCGCCTCCCCGTACCCTCTCCCATAGGCGGCGAAACTCCATCCGCCAGTCGGGAAATTCCTGAACTATGAGCCGTCCGCGGGCGATGGTTTCGGCAAAACGGCGGTCGAAGGGTATACGCATCAGGAGGGGTATCCCTTCCCGGCGGCAGTATGCCTGCACGTCGTCCGTCCCTATTCCTGCTCGATTCAGAACCACCCCATGCGGTAGCTTCATCTCCCGTACCAGCTCGACGGCCAGCTTGAGGTCATTCAGCCCGAACGGAGTCGGTTCCGTAACCAAAAGGACGTAGTCGCTCCGGGCAATGGCGGCCACGACCGGGCAGGAAGTCCCCGGCGGCGCATCGAGTATGACATCACCCGCCCAGGCTGCTCTCTTCACCGCTTTCACCACCGGAACCGCCAGGGCCGTACCTACGTCTATCCTGCCCTGAACAAAACCTGTGCGCCCGGCGCTCCCGCGGCTCACTACGCCGAGCCGCCGCGGTTCCTCGTGCAGCGCTCCCGCCGGGCAAACCCGCACGCAACTGCCACAGCCGTGGCAAAGCTCGGGGAAAACGAGCGCCTTTTCCCCAAGCACGGCCACGGCATGGAAGGCACAGGCCTCGACGCACTTTCCGCAGCCGGAGCAGCGGGCTCTTTTCACCGTCGGAACCCTTATGTTAACCTCGCGCACTTCATGCTGGGTGGGGTGAAGAAAGAGGTGCGCGTTCGGTTCTTCCACATCGCAGTCGAGAAGCTGGATCGGGCCTTCTTCGGCAAGCACGTGCGCCAGGTTCACCGCCACCGTAGTCTTCCCGGTCCCGCCCTTACCACTCGCCACCGCCACCTGCATTGCCATCCACTCCTCAATCCGGCGAGCACCAGAGGGCGCCTTTTAGTTTGCGTTTTTCAGTGTCCTCCATGTTCACACGCGCTGGTGCCCAGGGTGAGGTCACCGGCCAGGTAAGCCTTAACCACCTCATCGGCAGGGCCGCTTGCCCCGATGACGGTTTTTATGCCCTGCGCAGCAAAAAGATCCTGGGCCGAAGGTCCCATCCCGCCGGCAATAATGCAGTCCGCCCCTTTTTCCGCCAGATAGCGGGGCAGAAAGCCCGGCTGGTGCCCAGGGTTGGGGATAACCACTTTGGACTGAATTTGACCGTTGTCCACGTCAAACAGCGTGTACTCCTGGCAACGGCCGAAGTGTTGGGCAACCTGCCCGTTTTCGGTTGCAACGGCAATCCTCATGCATCTTGCCTCCTTCTCGTCCGGCAACGTCAGAAGCCCCAAAAACAAACGGCGCCAGGGTTCAGCGCAGGCCGCACTTCGCTCTTATACGGGGCGCCTTACCCTGACGCCTTGGGGTTAAGGGGATTGTGCAGCTTAATTCACGTGCCGCTATGAGCTGACACCGTGGGGCCGGAAGCCGCAGCCAGCCGCCCTTCGCGGAAGTCCCCCAGCGCCTGTCGCACCGTGCCGCCTCCGGCAATGTAAACCGGGATTCCGCCGGCCGACAGTGCCCGTGCAGCGTTCGGGCCGACATTACCGGTGATCAGCGCCTCCACTTTTTCCTGTGCCAGGCGCTGAGCCATGGCGATCCCTGCGCCGCCGGGTTCGCCGAGCACCGGGTTCGGAATCGCCGTCCAGTCATTCGCTAGAGTATCAGCCAGGATGAGATACCGGCAGCGGCCGAAGCGGGGATCGATGGCGCTGTCCAGGGTCGGCCCCTGGGCGGTAACGGCGATCTTCATCTTACTACCACCTTCAGCTGCGCCTGGCATCATTCTTTCTTCTCGGCATCAACCTGCTTACCGAGTTCGGCAAGCCGCTCTTTAATCGCGGCCAGCTGTTCTTCCAGGTAGGCCGCCTGCGCCTTGAGAACCTCGCTTTCAGCCGGTGCAGGACCTCCGGGGACAAAAGGTACTGCGGGCGGGTAAGCATAGGGAAAGCCGTAAAACCCGCGTGCCCAGCCGGGTAGACCGGTCACCCAGTACCAGTACCTGTTCCCAAACCCGCGTCCGCGGCCAAAACCTGAGCCGAACCCCCGGAACCCGATGGGATTGTAGGCTCCCGGCCCCGGATAACCGGCGCAGTATCCCAAACGACGCCCCGTGAGCGGTCCCATACCAAGCGGTCCGGTTCCGTCACCAAACGGCATGACAATCTCTCCTTTCTTCTCGCGAGTGATTCCTGTTAGTTTGCATAAGACGCAAACATCTACACTATTCTTGCCCGGCGCGATTTCTTCCCCAACCGCCACCTCCTCCACCTGGGCCGCGGCCGCCCGCACCGCCCGGATCGGCGCGGTGCACAAGGCCGCCGCACTTAGGGCAACGCAGGTTTGCCCCTTGCCGCCCTGTGCCGTAAGGAAGGCTGAATTCATACCCACAAACTGCACAGCGAAACTTCCGCTCCACGCACCCACCTCCCGCGGATTTCCATCCGGATACGCCTGCCCGCACAACCCTCGACAACCCAACGTGTAAACAGCTACTTATGGTCATATGTCCATTATTAGTATACCCGTAATTCTGGGCATAAGTCAATAACCGTGAACAATTTTTTCCGCCCGGCCCAGTCGCCAGTTGCCTTCCGGCTTCAGGTACACAGCTACTCATCCCCCAGCCTCGCATTCCTTCAGCTTCGCAGCATTCCCTGTGGGAGTAGCCAAACCCGGCAAACGGGGCGCCGGCCGGCTCGACCGGGCTGGAGCATCATTAGAGAGTAAACAATTGCCCCCTCGGTTGGACCGAGAGGGCAGTACCACGTGCCAGGGGCGCAGACTCTATACCGGTCACCCGTGCAGGTGGGCGTAGAGGGCTTCGGCGGCGGGGCGGGTGAGGCCGGGCACGGCCAGGAGCTCCTCCAGGGTGGCCTCCCGCAGCCGCTTCAGCGACCCGAAGTGCTTGAGGAGCGCCTTGCGGCGCCGCGGGCCGATACCCGGCACCTCCTCCAGCTCTGAGCGCAGGGCCTCCCTCCCGTGCAGCGACCGGTGGTAGGTGATGCCGAAGCGGTGCGCCTCGTCCCGCACCTGCTGCAAAAGCTGCAGCGCCACCGAGTCGCGCGGCAGGAGCAGCGGCTCCACGCTTCCTTCCGCGTAGAGTTCCTCGTGCTGTTTCGCCAGCCCGTAGGTGGGAATACCCGCCAGCCCCAGCTCGCGCAGCACCGCCCGCGCCGCGCCCAGCTGGCCCTTCCCGCCGTCGATGAGGATAAGGTCGGGCAGCGGCAGCTTGTCGCGCAGGCTGCCGCTGTAGCGCCGGCGCACTGCCTCAGCCATCATGGCGAAGTCGTTGGCCTGCAGGACCGTGCGGATGCGGAAACGGCGGTAGTGGCCCTTGCGCGGCCGGCCGTCCTCAAAGACCACCATGGCAGCCACCGCCTCCTGCCCCTGGATGTTGGAAATGTCGAAGCCCTCGATGCGCCGCGGCAGCCTCTCCAGCCCCAGGGCCGCCTTAAGCGCCGCCACCGCACCCTCTGTGCGCGCCTCCCGGTGCGCCCACAGCTCCTCTTCCTCGCGCAGGGCCAGCGTGGCGTTGTTGGCCGCCAGGGCCGCCAGTTCCTTCTTTGCACCCCGCTGCGGCACGCGGATGCTTACCCGCCGGCCGGCCAGTCGGCTCAGGTACTGGGCCAAAAGCTCCTGGTCCTCGGCCGGTTCGGCCAACAGGATCGTCGGCGGCAGCGCCGCCGCCCGGGAGTAGTAGTCCTTGAGGAAGCCCGCCAGCACCGCCGGCCGCTCGTGTCCCTCGGTACCCTTGAGGAAAAACGTCTCGCGGGCGGCGAGTTTGCCGTGCCGCACCTGGAAGACCTGCACGCAGGCTTCCGTTACCCCGCGCGCCAGGGCCACTACGTCCTGGTTTTCCCCGTCCAGCGAAACCACCTTTTGTTTCTCCAGCACCCGCTCCAGCGCCGCCACCTGGTCGCGCAGCTCTGCCGCCTCCTCGAACCGCAGCCCGGCCGCCGCCGCTTCCATCCGCCCTTTCAGCCGCTTTACCAACACCTCCTGCCGGCCCTCCAAAAAGAGCGTCAGCTCCTTTACCATCTCCTGGTAGGCCGCGCGGTCCGCCCGGCCGGTGCACGGCCCCAGGCAGCGCTTGATGTGGAAGTTGAGGCAGGGGCGGTCCCGGTGGGCAAAATCGTGCGGGCTGCAGGTTCGAAGGGGAAAGACCTTCTTCAGGAGGCGCACCGTGTCGTTCAAGGCCCCAACGTCCGTGTAGGGGCCGAAGTAACGGGCACCGTCTTCCTTGAGCCGACGCGTAATGAGCAGGCGCGGAAACTCCTCGTTCACGGTCAGCTTGAGGTAAGGGTACTGCTTGTCGTCGCGCAGGAGGATGTTGTAGCGCGGGTGCTCCTTCTTGATGAAGTTGCACTCCAGCGCCAGGGCCTCCACCTCGGAGTCGGTGACGATGTACTCGAAGTCGGCCACGTGCTCCAACATGGCGCGCACCTTCGGAGCATGGTCATGGGACTTGAAGTAGGAGCGCACGCGGTTCTTCAGGTTCACCGCCTTGCCCACGTAGATGATCTCGCCCCGCCGGTCCTTCATCAGGTAAACGCCGGGCCGCTCAGGCAGGAGCTCCAGCTTTTTCTCCAGGTCCACGTTTCTCACCCCTACCGTCCGGCCGGCTCGGCCTTTTCGCGCTCCAGCACGCGGTGCAGGAACTGGCCTGTGTACGACGCCGGGCAGGCGGCCACTTCCTCCGGCGTACCGCAGGCCACCACGCGCCCGCCGCCCTCGCCGCCCTCCGGACCCAGGTCGATGATGTAGTCCGCACACTTAATCACGTCCAGGTTGTGCTCGATTACCAGCACCGTGTCCCCGGCCTCCACCAGCCGCTGCAGCACCTGCAGCAGCTTTTCAATATCGCAGAAATGCAGCCCGGTGGTCGGCTCGTCCAGGATGTAGAGCGTGCGCCCATTGGAGCGGCGCGCAAGCTCTGTCGCCAGCTTCACCCGCTGCGCCTCGCCGCCGGAAAGCGTGGTGGCCGGCTGTCCCAGGCGGATGTAGCCCAGGCCTACGTCGTAGAGGGTCTCGAGCTTGCCTGCGATGCGCGGGATGTTGGTGAAAAAGGGCAGCGCCTCGCTCACCGTCATCTCCAGCACGTCGGCGATGCTTTTGCCTTTATACTTGACCTCCAGCGTCTCGCGGTTGTACCGCTTTCCTTTGCAGACCTCACAGGGGACGTAGACATCGGGGAGAAAGTGCATCTCGATCTTCAGGATGCCGTCGCCGCGGCAGGCCTCGCAGCGCCCGCCGCGCACGTTGAAGCTGAAGCGTCCCGGCTTGTAGCCGCGCATTCTGGCCTCCGGTGTCAGGCTGAAGACCTCACGGATGGGATCGAACGCCCCCGTGTAGGTGGCCGGGTTGGAGCGCGGCGTGCGCCCGATGGGCGACTGGTCGATGGCGATCACCTTATCCAGGTGCTCTTCCCCCTGGATGCCCGCGTGGCGGCCGGGCAGCGTGCGCGCGCCGTTCAAGTCCTGGGCCAGGCGCCGGTAGAGAATGTCGTTCACCAGGGTGCTCTTGCCGGAGCCGGAGACGCCGGTGACGCAGACGAAGACCCCCAGGGGAATTTTGACGTCGATGTCCTTGAGGTTGTGCTCGCTGGCGCCGAGGACGGTGAGCCAGTTCCCGTTCGGCCGCCGGCGTTCCACGGGCACGGGGATGCGGCGCCGGCCGCTCAGGTACTGGCCGGTGAGTGAGCGCGGGCAGGCCTTCACCTGCTCCAGGGTCCCGGCGGCCACCACCTCACCGCCCTGCTCCCCGGCCCCGGGGCCGATGTCCACCAGGAAGTCGGCCGCCTCCATGGTCTCCTGGTCGTGCTCCACCACCAGCACGGTGTTGCCCAGGTCACGCAGCTTCTCCAGGGTATGGATCAGGCGCTGGTTGTCGCGCTGGTGCAGCCCGATGCTGGGTTCGTCCAGAATGTAGAGGACGCCCATGAGGCTGGAGCCGATCTGCGTGGCTAGGCGAATGCGCTGCACCTCGCCGCCGGACAAGGTGCCCGTTACCCGGTCCAGCGTCAGGTAGTCCAGCCCGACGTTCACAAGAAAGCCCAGGCGGGCCTGAATTTCCTTGAGTACGCGCTCGGCGATGAGCTGCTCGCGCTCACTGAGCTCAAGCCGGGCGAAAAACTGCTGCGCCTCCCGCACGGAAAAGGCCGCCACCTCGGCGATGTTGAGCCCCCCGATGCGCACCGCAAGGGCCTCCGGTTTCAGGCGCTTCCCGCCGCAGGCCGGGCAGGGGCGCGAGCTCATGTACTCTTCGTATTCACTTCGCGCCGCGTCCGACTGCGACTCGCGGTAGCGGCGCTGCAAGATCGGGATCACGCCCTCGTAGTCGGTGTCGAAGATGCGCGTTTCACCCCAGCGGTTCTCGTAGTTCACCCGGAAACGTTCGCCGTGGTTGCCGTAAAGGATCAGGTCCAGGTGCTCGGGCTTCAGCTCCCGCACCGGCACCTCGGTGCTGAAGCCGTAGCGCCGCGCCAGGGCCTCCAGGATTTGCGGGTAGTAGTTGGCCGAGCGGCTGAAGGGCGCCACCGCCCCTTCGGCCAGCGACTTGTTCTTGTCCGGGATCACCAGGTCCGGGTCGATCTCCATGGTGATGCCCAGGCCGGTGCAAGTGGGGCAAGCCCCGTAGGGGCTGTTGAAGGAAAAGAGGCGCGGCGTGAGCTCCTCAAAACTGAAGCCGCACACCGGGCAGGCGA
Coding sequences:
- a CDS encoding NifB/NifX family molybdenum-iron cluster-binding protein is translated as MRIAVATENGQVAQHFGRCQEYTLFDVDNGQIQSKVVIPNPGHQPGFLPRYLAEKGADCIIAGGMGPSAQDLFAAQGIKTVIGASGPADEVVKAYLAGDLTLGTSACEHGGH
- a CDS encoding NifB/NifX family molybdenum-iron cluster-binding protein codes for the protein MKIAVTAQGPTLDSAIDPRFGRCRYLILADTLANDWTAIPNPVLGEPGGAGIAMAQRLAQEKVEALITGNVGPNAARALSAGGIPVYIAGGGTVRQALGDFREGRLAAASGPTVSAHSGT
- the uvrC gene encoding excinuclease ABC subunit UvrC produces the protein MDLEKKLELLPERPGVYLMKDRRGEIIYVGKAVNLKNRVRSYFKSHDHAPKVRAMLEHVADFEYIVTDSEVEALALECNFIKKEHPRYNILLRDDKQYPYLKLTVNEEFPRLLITRRLKEDGARYFGPYTDVGALNDTVRLLKKVFPLRTCSPHDFAHRDRPCLNFHIKRCLGPCTGRADRAAYQEMVKELTLFLEGRQEVLVKRLKGRMEAAAAGLRFEEAAELRDQVAALERVLEKQKVVSLDGENQDVVALARGVTEACVQVFQVRHGKLAARETFFLKGTEGHERPAVLAGFLKDYYSRAAALPPTILLAEPAEDQELLAQYLSRLAGRRVSIRVPQRGAKKELAALAANNATLALREEEELWAHREARTEGAVAALKAALGLERLPRRIEGFDISNIQGQEAVAAMVVFEDGRPRKGHYRRFRIRTVLQANDFAMMAEAVRRRYSGSLRDKLPLPDLILIDGGKGQLGAARAVLRELGLAGIPTYGLAKQHEELYAEGSVEPLLLPRDSVALQLLQQVRDEAHRFGITYHRSLHGREALRSELEEVPGIGPRRRKALLKHFGSLKRLREATLEELLAVPGLTRPAAEALYAHLHG
- a CDS encoding ATP-binding protein, translated to MKQLLVLSGKGGTGKTTVAGAFAALASKKVLADCDVDAADLHLLLAPEVVETHDFKALPKAEIDSVKCTGCGTCAAVCRFAAPAAQPDGRYRIDPFLCEGCRACVSACPGGAIYLSERVAGEWFLSRTRFGPFVHARLKPGEENSGKLVAQVRRAAAEVAAEEGCDLIIIDGPPGIGCPVISALSGVDLVLVVTEPSAAGRHDLERVVKLACHFAVPVLAAVNKWDLEPAGTEAIERYLRDEEIPPAGRIPFDPELVAAAAAGLPAVEGRRGEGARALMALWETVRRTLEI
- the uvrA gene encoding excinuclease ABC subunit UvrA; its protein translation is MAEEYIRVRGARQHNLKNISVDIPRDKLVVITGLSGSGKSSLAFDTIYAEGQRRYVESLSAYARQFLGQMDKPDVDSIDGLSPAISIDQKAASHNPRSTVGTVTEIYDYLRLLFARIGQPFCPRCGGAIARQTVDQMADQLAALPEGTRFMVLAPLVRGRKGEYHKLIEETKKNGFVRMRIDGEVRDLNEEIKLAKNKKHTLEVVVDRLVVRPGVRKRLADSLELAVGLTGGLVVAAVVGGEEFTFSQNFACPVCGFSFEELTPRLFSFNSPYGACPTCTGLGITMEIDPDLVIPDKNKSLAEGAVAPFSRSANYYPQILEALARRYGFSTEVPVRELKPEHLDLILYGNHGERFRVNYENRWGETRIFDTDYEGVIPILQRRYRESQSDAARSEYEEYMSSRPCPACGGKRLKPEALAVRIGGLNIAEVAAFSVREAQQFFARLELSEREQLIAERVLKEIQARLGFLVNVGLDYLTLDRVTGTLSGGEVQRIRLATQIGSSLMGVLYILDEPSIGLHQRDNQRLIHTLEKLRDLGNTVLVVEHDQETMEAADFLVDIGPGAGEQGGEVVAAGTLEQVKACPRSLTGQYLSGRRRIPVPVERRRPNGNWLTVLGASEHNLKDIDVKIPLGVFVCVTGVSGSGKSTLVNDILYRRLAQDLNGARTLPGRHAGIQGEEHLDKVIAIDQSPIGRTPRSNPATYTGAFDPIREVFSLTPEARMRGYKPGRFSFNVRGGRCEACRGDGILKIEMHFLPDVYVPCEVCKGKRYNRETLEVKYKGKSIADVLEMTVSEALPFFTNIPRIAGKLETLYDVGLGYIRLGQPATTLSGGEAQRVKLATELARRSNGRTLYILDEPTTGLHFCDIEKLLQVLQRLVEAGDTVLVIEHNLDVIKCADYIIDLGPEGGEGGGRVVACGTPEEVAACPASYTGQFLHRVLEREKAEPAGR
- a CDS encoding DUF5320 domain-containing protein — translated: MPFGDGTGPLGMGPLTGRRLGYCAGYPGPGAYNPIGFRGFGSGFGRGRGFGNRYWYWVTGLPGWARGFYGFPYAYPPAVPFVPGGPAPAESEVLKAQAAYLEEQLAAIKERLAELGKQVDAEKKE
- a CDS encoding N-acetylmuramoyl-L-alanine amidase; the protein is MVQPALLVNLRSHLSQAGDTTLAGGSVLVLEFVGAPELAAREEGLCLSLTFTGAALNMPAGTYAVYDSLVSTVVVREEGERVVVKVERDLAGPWEVKKEEGLVQRFTLYLDPAPLKPILDGKVVLLDPWARPRAFSPTQLLEGVPTRDIAARLGRLLTSAGAQPHLVSGGPLPVLTPRAVRSGQRCDAVLGIATAYAPRHPRSGFTVRRRPGDAASLRLARLLAAEITRKLPLPLLAETEAGDRLLREIPAPGALVEVGCLSHRVDEGLLRDIDFKQKVAQTFFNALKHFFAGAAAAAKEKE
- a CDS encoding ATP-binding protein, producing MQVAVASGKGGTGKTTVAVNLAHVLAEEGPIQLLDCDVEEPNAHLFLHPTQHEVREVNIRVPTVKRARCSGCGKCVEACAFHAVAVLGEKALVFPELCHGCGSCVRVCPAGALHEEPRRLGVVSRGSAGRTGFVQGRIDVGTALAVPVVKAVKRAAWAGDVILDAPPGTSCPVVAAIARSDYVLLVTEPTPFGLNDLKLAVELVREMKLPHGVVLNRAGIGTDDVQAYCRREGIPLLMRIPFDRRFAETIARGRLIVQEFPDWRMEFRRLWERVRGGGRG